The Longimicrobium sp. genome has a window encoding:
- a CDS encoding phage tail protein has product MSSIRPFALVDGGDSWARASHHYTFLELEEGVVELAWTPPGEGQAPAGPPPAPAGLAFDAQCRLYRSDPAAGQVARTHWRPSTPLGRHAALPPEVELFEPLPEEPEGDFAPEAPGGGPLAGPRGLAVDVDDRLFVAETGAGRILVFDLWSRRLLRTVPTPPGTRPLDLAADGHTVWAVLEGSPVLLKLTARTGPELVPLPPEVLAPTRVAVSPEGELAVLVGAGTALATVVPVGRPHDVLPVPRATDIEWESDDVLVAARFPGETFRRFRLVPGATEEQLPLMARGYDGMGIARAPDGRIGFWTAHGFRPAATARVRYAQRGLVMTYRLDAGEYQSQWGRLFLDACVPAGTALRAAFFTTDEVFDEPALNRALPGNLPSYTVHRFDLSPAMPPMSLLPEDENHEVLPQDDSAWRPLHRRESGRELAWAFPQRGDTFVTYEAPVDAGPGRFLWVALELTGNSRVSPRVRSLRAERRGHDYLRRIPKTFSRDPVDADFLRRYLAIFEGLLGELENEAAHREYLLDPHGTPEDLLPWLASFLGMALDERWPAAARRTLVAEAARLFRFRGTVPGLARFLEIYLGEPVIVLEHFRLRGMGGGIVGEAGPPVSRAVLGGGFRVGGAVGDPGESPLTGTTEDAFATHAHRFSVMVRGSLDAEQLAVVNDVLEVHRPAHTLVEVCTLGAGMRVGRGLHVGISSTIGHTGGFRTLQLGGSALGRGFIVGRPEAGTVAGAGRLNVDTRVG; this is encoded by the coding sequence GTGAGCAGCATCCGCCCCTTCGCGCTGGTGGACGGCGGCGACTCGTGGGCCCGCGCCAGCCACCACTACACCTTCCTGGAGCTGGAGGAGGGGGTGGTGGAGCTCGCCTGGACGCCGCCCGGCGAGGGCCAGGCGCCCGCGGGCCCGCCCCCCGCGCCCGCGGGGCTGGCCTTCGACGCACAGTGCCGCCTGTACCGGAGCGACCCCGCGGCCGGGCAGGTCGCGCGCACCCACTGGAGGCCGTCCACCCCGCTGGGCCGGCACGCCGCGCTCCCGCCCGAGGTGGAGCTGTTCGAGCCCCTTCCCGAGGAGCCGGAGGGCGACTTCGCGCCCGAGGCGCCCGGCGGGGGGCCGCTGGCCGGGCCGCGCGGGCTGGCGGTGGACGTGGACGACCGCCTCTTCGTGGCCGAGACGGGCGCGGGGCGCATCCTGGTGTTCGACCTCTGGAGCCGGCGCCTGCTGCGCACCGTGCCGACCCCGCCGGGGACGCGGCCGCTGGACCTGGCGGCCGACGGGCACACGGTGTGGGCGGTGCTGGAGGGCTCCCCCGTGCTGCTGAAGCTCACCGCGCGCACGGGGCCCGAGCTGGTGCCGCTCCCGCCCGAGGTGCTGGCCCCCACGCGCGTCGCCGTCTCCCCCGAGGGCGAGCTGGCGGTGCTGGTGGGCGCGGGGACGGCGCTCGCCACCGTGGTCCCGGTCGGCCGCCCGCACGACGTGCTCCCCGTGCCGCGGGCGACGGACATCGAGTGGGAGTCGGACGACGTGCTGGTGGCCGCCCGCTTCCCCGGCGAGACCTTCCGCCGCTTCCGGCTGGTGCCCGGGGCCACGGAGGAGCAGCTCCCGCTGATGGCGCGCGGCTACGACGGGATGGGGATCGCGCGCGCGCCGGACGGGCGCATCGGCTTCTGGACGGCGCACGGCTTCCGCCCGGCCGCCACCGCGCGCGTCCGCTACGCGCAGCGGGGGCTGGTGATGACCTACCGCCTCGACGCGGGCGAGTACCAGAGCCAGTGGGGGCGGCTCTTCCTGGACGCCTGCGTCCCGGCGGGGACGGCGCTGCGGGCCGCCTTCTTCACCACCGACGAGGTGTTCGACGAGCCGGCGCTGAACCGCGCGCTCCCGGGGAACCTGCCGTCGTACACCGTGCACCGCTTCGACCTCTCGCCGGCCATGCCGCCGATGTCGCTGCTCCCCGAGGACGAGAACCACGAGGTCCTCCCCCAGGACGACTCCGCCTGGCGGCCCCTGCACCGGCGCGAGAGCGGGCGCGAGCTGGCCTGGGCGTTCCCCCAGCGCGGCGACACCTTCGTCACCTACGAGGCGCCGGTGGACGCCGGGCCCGGGCGCTTCCTCTGGGTGGCGCTGGAGCTCACCGGGAACAGCCGGGTGAGCCCGCGGGTGCGCTCGCTGCGCGCGGAGCGCAGGGGCCACGACTACCTGCGCCGCATCCCCAAGACCTTCTCGCGCGACCCGGTCGACGCCGACTTCCTGCGGCGCTACCTGGCGATCTTCGAGGGGCTGCTGGGCGAGCTGGAGAACGAGGCGGCCCACCGCGAGTACCTGCTCGACCCCCACGGCACGCCCGAGGACCTCCTCCCCTGGCTGGCCAGCTTCCTGGGGATGGCGCTGGACGAGCGCTGGCCGGCGGCGGCGCGGCGGACGCTGGTGGCCGAGGCCGCCCGGCTCTTCCGCTTCCGCGGCACGGTGCCGGGGCTCGCGCGCTTCCTGGAGATCTACCTGGGCGAGCCCGTGATCGTGCTGGAGCACTTCCGGCTACGGGGGATGGGGGGCGGGATCGTGGGCGAGGCGGGGCCGCCGGTGTCGCGCGCGGTGCTGGGCGGCGGCTTCCGCGTGGGCGGCGCCGTGGGCGACCCCGGCGAGTCGCCGCTCACCGGGACCACCGAGGACGCCTTCGCCACGCACGCGCACCGCTTCAGCGTGATGGTGCGCGGCTCGCTCGACGCCGAGCAGCTGGCGGTGGTGAACGACGTGCTGGAGGTGCACCGGCCGGCGCACACGCTGGTGGAGGTGTGCACGCTGGGCGCGGGGATGCGCGTGGGCCGCGGGCTGCACGTGGGGATCTCGTCCACCATCGGGCACACGGGCGGCTTCCGCACGCTGCAGCTGGGCGGCTCGGCGCTGGGCCGGGGCTTCATCGTCGGCCGCCCCGAGGCGGGGACGGTGGCGGGCGCCGGCCGGCTGAACGTCGACACGCGGGTGGGGTGA
- a CDS encoding putative baseplate assembly protein, which produces MPLPTPILDDRSWQQLRDELVRRIPVYTPEWTDHNPSDPGITLLELFAFLGENLLFRFNQVPEATRLEFLRLLQVPLRPARPARAMLALTTTGAEVLVARGSEAKAGSTAFETQDEVKAWPLSARAVAKLTSGEPETEEARVFAAAAVSARELAEDETPAYYVAEVLGDDPTVPGFQAVDFGATVDGILWIAVFKTRDTDVGRLGDAVVNLGFIPDPVVLTMDEVDPCPGADGESPTDEVAWEVSTAALTDAGEPVYRPLTVVGDTTRGLSQQGVVRLRLPTETPLRPEDPPPAEPDPRRPGFPAVEEVLEGTGALPPVLEDEALAAELLFWIRGYRRRSDRPLERVTWVGMNAAEVLQVRTARTELLGTGTGDAGQAYALVHSPVLADSLVVEVEEPGGWTRWAEVDDFSASGRDDRVYTVDLEAGTVRFGDRTRGRPPRIGERIRAKEYRYGGGTAGNVAAKAISKVSVGGVKASNPRPAFGGADAEEVKDAVERIPGELRRRDRAVTRDDFRELALQTPGASVGRAEVLPRFHPPTRLREAAGVVTVVVWPREDALHPNAPLPDRDLLRCVCAWLDQRRLVTTELYVVPPTYRKVAVSVGLVVKPGFGVEAVRAWVELVLRQYLAPLPPYGPAGEGWPLGRRVHGPELEAAALQVEGVEYLEGLEVARWVEGGSGGGSWVEGTVELEPWEVPELAEITVVEGAPLAPGEQLAPPDLGTGVAVPIPTLREEC; this is translated from the coding sequence ATGCCGCTCCCGACCCCGATCCTCGACGACCGCTCCTGGCAGCAGCTCCGCGACGAGCTGGTCCGCCGCATCCCGGTCTACACCCCGGAGTGGACGGACCACAACCCGAGCGACCCCGGGATCACGCTGCTGGAGCTGTTCGCCTTCCTGGGCGAAAACCTGCTCTTCCGCTTCAACCAGGTCCCCGAGGCCACCCGGCTGGAGTTCCTGCGCCTGCTGCAGGTGCCGCTCCGCCCGGCGCGGCCCGCGCGGGCCATGCTGGCGCTCACCACCACCGGGGCGGAGGTGCTGGTCGCCAGGGGGAGCGAGGCGAAGGCGGGGAGCACCGCCTTCGAGACGCAGGACGAGGTGAAGGCGTGGCCGCTCTCGGCGCGCGCCGTGGCCAAGCTCACCTCGGGCGAGCCGGAGACCGAGGAGGCGCGGGTCTTCGCGGCCGCGGCGGTCTCCGCGCGCGAGCTGGCCGAGGACGAGACGCCCGCCTACTACGTGGCCGAGGTGCTGGGCGACGACCCCACCGTCCCCGGCTTCCAGGCGGTGGACTTCGGGGCCACCGTGGACGGCATCCTCTGGATCGCCGTCTTCAAGACCAGGGACACCGACGTGGGGCGCCTGGGCGACGCGGTGGTGAACCTGGGCTTCATCCCCGACCCCGTCGTCCTCACCATGGACGAGGTGGACCCCTGCCCCGGCGCGGACGGCGAGAGCCCCACCGACGAGGTGGCGTGGGAGGTCTCCACCGCGGCGCTCACCGACGCCGGCGAGCCGGTCTACCGGCCGCTCACCGTGGTCGGCGACACCACGCGCGGGCTGTCGCAGCAGGGCGTCGTCCGCCTCCGCCTGCCTACCGAGACGCCGCTGCGCCCGGAGGACCCGCCGCCCGCCGAGCCCGACCCGCGGCGCCCCGGCTTCCCGGCGGTGGAGGAGGTGCTGGAGGGGACGGGCGCGCTCCCCCCCGTGCTGGAGGACGAGGCGCTGGCGGCGGAGCTCCTCTTCTGGATCCGCGGCTACCGGCGCCGGAGCGACCGCCCGCTGGAGCGCGTGACCTGGGTGGGGATGAACGCCGCCGAGGTGCTGCAGGTGCGCACCGCGCGCACCGAGCTGCTGGGGACGGGCACCGGCGACGCGGGGCAGGCGTACGCGCTGGTGCACTCCCCCGTGCTGGCGGACTCGCTCGTGGTCGAGGTCGAGGAGCCGGGGGGGTGGACCCGCTGGGCCGAGGTGGACGACTTCTCCGCCAGCGGCCGCGACGACCGCGTCTACACGGTGGACCTGGAGGCGGGCACCGTCCGCTTCGGCGACCGCACGCGCGGGCGGCCGCCGCGCATCGGCGAGCGGATCCGCGCGAAGGAGTACCGCTACGGCGGCGGGACGGCCGGCAACGTGGCCGCCAAGGCGATCAGCAAGGTCTCGGTGGGCGGGGTGAAGGCGTCGAACCCGCGCCCGGCGTTCGGCGGGGCCGACGCGGAGGAGGTGAAGGACGCCGTGGAGCGCATCCCCGGCGAGCTGCGCCGCCGCGACCGGGCGGTCACCCGCGACGACTTCCGCGAGCTGGCGCTGCAGACGCCGGGGGCGAGCGTGGGCCGCGCCGAGGTGCTGCCGCGCTTCCACCCGCCCACCCGGCTGCGCGAGGCCGCGGGCGTGGTCACCGTCGTGGTCTGGCCCCGGGAGGACGCGCTGCACCCGAACGCGCCGCTCCCCGACCGCGACCTGCTGCGCTGCGTCTGCGCCTGGCTCGACCAGCGGCGGCTGGTGACGACGGAGCTCTACGTCGTCCCGCCGACCTACCGCAAGGTGGCCGTCTCCGTGGGGCTGGTAGTCAAGCCCGGCTTCGGGGTGGAGGCGGTGCGCGCCTGGGTGGAGCTGGTGCTGCGACAGTACCTGGCCCCGCTCCCGCCGTACGGCCCCGCGGGCGAGGGGTGGCCGCTCGGCCGGCGCGTGCACGGCCCCGAGCTGGAGGCGGCGGCGCTGCAGGTGGAAGGCGTCGAGTATCTCGAAGGGCTGGAGGTGGCGCGCTGGGTGGAGGGCGGCTCCGGCGGGGGCTCGTGGGTGGAGGGGACGGTGGAGCTGGAGCCGTGGGAGGTCCCCGAGCTGGCCGAGATCACCGTGGTGGAGGGCGCCCCGCTGGCCCCCGGCGAGCAGCTGGCGCCGCCGGACCTGGGGACGGGCGTGGCGGTGCCGATCCCCACGCTGCGCGAGGAGTGCTGA
- a CDS encoding GPW/gp25 family protein, which translates to MSRVAERLGRGWRFPVAPRGGDLQYEEGAEKVRQALWIVLDTEPGERVMRPTFGCGLRRFLMKPNTAATRALIQQAVAEAIGRHEPRVSVQEVRAEPGDDAAMVLVHVGYTHVRDGKPGNLVYPFYLE; encoded by the coding sequence GTGAGCCGCGTGGCCGAGCGGCTGGGGCGGGGGTGGCGCTTCCCCGTGGCCCCGCGCGGGGGCGACCTGCAGTACGAGGAGGGCGCCGAGAAGGTGCGCCAGGCGCTCTGGATCGTGCTGGACACCGAGCCGGGCGAGCGGGTGATGCGCCCCACCTTCGGGTGCGGGCTGCGCCGCTTCCTGATGAAGCCCAACACCGCCGCCACCCGGGCCCTCATCCAGCAGGCCGTGGCCGAGGCGATCGGCCGCCACGAGCCGCGCGTGTCGGTGCAGGAGGTGCGCGCCGAGCCGGGCGACGACGCCGCGATGGTGCTGGTGCACGTGGGCTACACGCACGTCCGCGACGGGAAGCCGGGGAACCTGGTGTACCCGTTCTACCTGGAGTGA
- a CDS encoding phage baseplate assembly protein V: protein MSGPRAAGPPLHWGVYPAIVTDVVDPERIGRIQVRLPWLGSDDGEVRAWATLLTPYADDDQGFEALPAVDTQVVVAFEAGDLRRPYIVGSCWNGKEALPEEADAQNNKRLIKSRAGSLLEFDDTAGAFKVTLSMKSGHKLVLDDGAQQVTLSHSNGCTITMDAAGNVKINANVAVDVTASVMNVHAPVANFDGVINCQTIVCSVGVVSPMYTPGAGNIW, encoded by the coding sequence GTGAGCGGGCCGCGCGCCGCCGGGCCGCCGCTGCACTGGGGCGTCTACCCGGCCATCGTCACCGACGTGGTGGACCCCGAGCGGATCGGGCGCATCCAGGTGCGGCTCCCCTGGCTCGGGAGCGACGACGGCGAGGTGCGCGCCTGGGCCACCCTGCTCACGCCGTACGCCGACGACGACCAGGGGTTCGAGGCGCTCCCCGCGGTCGACACGCAGGTGGTGGTGGCCTTCGAGGCCGGGGACCTGCGCCGCCCCTACATCGTGGGCAGCTGCTGGAACGGGAAGGAGGCGCTCCCCGAGGAGGCCGACGCGCAGAACAACAAGCGGCTGATCAAGTCGCGCGCGGGGAGCCTGCTGGAGTTCGACGACACCGCCGGCGCGTTCAAGGTCACGCTCTCCATGAAGAGCGGGCACAAGCTGGTGCTGGATGACGGCGCGCAGCAGGTGACTTTGAGCCACTCCAACGGGTGCACCATCACCATGGACGCCGCGGGGAACGTGAAGATCAACGCCAACGTGGCCGTGGACGTGACCGCCAGCGTGATGAACGTGCACGCGCCGGTGGCCAACTTCGACGGGGTGATCAACTGCCAGACCATCGTCTGCAGCGTGGGCGTGGTCTCGCCGATGTACACCCCCGGCGCCGGCAACATCTGGTGA
- a CDS encoding contractile injection system protein, VgrG/Pvc8 family, which yields MTEPIFYSAEPVFQVDGTVTGELARDCLRLEVEETTEGLKTLTVRVAGTPAHPDTPEVPERWLDGSLVDFGKKIDLALGPSGTARTVFRGLVSAIEAVWAETREPQVVLFAEDRLMDLRMTRRMRTYENQSDADIASEIASQHGLSPQVNADGPTYDVVQQWGQSDLAFLRERAGRIQAEVWVDDDTLHFESRSSRTGTEITLVQGNQLLDVALRADLAHQRTKVQVSGYDAKDRDTIDESAEGDVVQAEVTGGKTGPDVLQRAFGERVSRRVRDVPLTDGEAREWARAEMLRRARGFVTAVGTTNGTPEMVVGSRLSLERVGAPFNGGGYYVTRVRHSYDRESGFRTRFEAERATVNEGTS from the coding sequence ATGACTGAGCCGATCTTCTACTCGGCCGAGCCCGTCTTCCAGGTGGACGGCACCGTGACCGGCGAGCTCGCGCGCGACTGCCTGCGCCTGGAGGTGGAGGAGACCACCGAGGGGCTGAAGACGCTCACGGTGCGGGTGGCCGGCACCCCCGCCCACCCTGACACGCCCGAGGTCCCCGAGCGCTGGCTGGACGGTAGCCTGGTCGACTTCGGGAAGAAGATCGACCTGGCGCTGGGCCCCAGCGGCACCGCCCGCACCGTCTTCCGCGGCCTGGTGAGCGCCATCGAGGCGGTGTGGGCCGAGACCCGCGAGCCCCAGGTGGTGCTCTTCGCCGAGGACCGGCTGATGGACCTGCGCATGACGCGGCGGATGCGCACCTACGAGAACCAGAGCGACGCCGACATCGCCAGCGAGATCGCCTCGCAGCACGGCCTCTCGCCCCAGGTGAACGCGGACGGGCCCACCTACGACGTGGTGCAGCAGTGGGGGCAGAGCGACCTGGCCTTCCTGCGCGAGCGCGCCGGGCGCATCCAGGCCGAGGTGTGGGTCGACGACGACACGCTGCACTTCGAGAGCCGCTCCAGCCGCACGGGCACCGAGATCACCCTGGTGCAGGGGAACCAGCTGCTGGACGTGGCGCTGCGCGCCGACCTGGCCCACCAGCGCACCAAGGTGCAGGTGAGCGGCTACGACGCGAAGGACCGCGACACCATCGACGAGAGTGCGGAGGGCGACGTGGTGCAGGCCGAGGTCACGGGCGGGAAAACGGGGCCCGACGTCCTGCAGCGGGCCTTCGGCGAGCGGGTGAGCCGGCGCGTGCGCGACGTGCCGCTCACCGACGGCGAGGCGCGCGAGTGGGCCCGCGCCGAGATGCTGCGCCGCGCGCGCGGCTTCGTGACGGCGGTGGGGACCACCAACGGCACGCCGGAGATGGTGGTGGGGAGCCGGCTGTCGCTGGAGCGGGTGGGCGCGCCCTTCAACGGCGGGGGCTACTACGTGACCCGCGTGCGCCACAGCTACGACCGCGAGAGCGGCTTCCGCACCCGCTTCGAGGCCGAGCGCGCCACCGTGAACGAGGGGACCTCGTGA